Proteins encoded within one genomic window of Sphingomonas sp. KRR8:
- a CDS encoding FkbM family methyltransferase — MALSVRDVISLLRTPRVALGTTVNDQLALPLLVKLCRPREVFLDVGAHIGSVIAEVQHQCPTAHIEAFEAIPEKAEKLRRRFPGVAIHSCALSEDAGSVTFYVDTEESGYSSLAERPHGKKIVVSKCRLDSLVDRADLIKIDVEGAELGVLRGSDKLIERSRPTIMFESGPGNVLGYTKEAMFAWFAERNYGLFAPNRLAGTGGAMTLDGFLDSHEYPRRTTNYFALPIEKESEIRGRA; from the coding sequence ATGGCGTTGAGCGTTCGCGACGTTATCAGCCTGCTACGAACGCCACGAGTGGCGCTAGGAACAACCGTAAACGACCAATTGGCTCTTCCGCTACTTGTAAAGCTGTGCCGGCCAAGGGAAGTTTTTCTCGACGTGGGCGCTCACATTGGTTCGGTGATTGCCGAGGTCCAGCATCAATGCCCGACGGCCCATATCGAGGCTTTCGAAGCCATACCAGAAAAGGCGGAAAAGCTCCGCCGCAGGTTTCCCGGGGTTGCGATACATTCGTGCGCGCTGTCCGAGGATGCAGGCTCAGTGACATTCTATGTCGACACAGAAGAGAGCGGGTACAGCTCTCTCGCTGAGCGGCCTCATGGGAAGAAGATAGTCGTCTCCAAGTGCCGTCTGGATAGTCTGGTAGACCGAGCGGATCTGATCAAGATCGACGTCGAGGGAGCAGAGCTTGGCGTACTCCGCGGGTCTGACAAGCTAATTGAACGCAGCCGTCCAACGATCATGTTCGAAAGTGGACCGGGCAACGTGCTGGGCTACACCAAGGAGGCAATGTTCGCATGGTTCGCTGAGCGCAATTACGGTCTGTTCGCCCCGAACCGATTGGCGGGAACAGGTGGCGCCATGACTCTCGACGGATTTCTCGACAGCCACGAATACCCAAGGCGAACGACAAATTACTTCGCTCTGCCCATCGAGAAAGAAAGCGAGATACGCGGGCGAGCTTGA
- a CDS encoding acyltransferase: MFKLIQALRGVAAFWIVLFHASAGGHIETLKAHLPGWVVKPLFQTSEGGVAIFFALSGFVIAHSIRDKQITSGFVGRFALRRSLRLDPPYWAAIALAVLAGAFSAHTHQWPSGGQVLAHLTYTQTLLGFDQINPVFWTLTYEVQFYLVLVVSVGLAQRYGKAWVGVPLALIAVLWGTHWLPEMRGLFVNLWHSFFIGSLAYWGVKDRRAALACVALAVLLMAAGPNEFTSVAVVTALGLMVAGQRGWLENGLSWRPLQVLGQISYSLYLTHNPVTGAAFFLCVKAKLPEWASFPLVLAIDIAFAVAFWWALERPSMALAKRVRANATMGVV; the protein is encoded by the coding sequence ATGTTCAAGCTGATCCAGGCGTTGCGGGGGGTCGCCGCGTTCTGGATCGTGCTGTTCCACGCTTCGGCTGGCGGTCACATCGAGACCTTGAAGGCGCACCTTCCGGGTTGGGTCGTGAAGCCGCTGTTTCAAACCAGTGAAGGCGGAGTGGCGATCTTCTTCGCGCTCTCGGGGTTCGTGATTGCCCACTCGATCCGCGACAAGCAGATCACGTCAGGCTTCGTCGGAAGGTTTGCGCTGCGGCGCTCACTCAGGCTCGATCCGCCTTATTGGGCAGCGATTGCACTCGCTGTGCTCGCCGGCGCATTCTCGGCCCACACCCACCAATGGCCGAGCGGTGGGCAGGTTCTTGCCCACCTGACCTACACGCAAACGCTGCTTGGCTTTGACCAGATCAATCCGGTGTTCTGGACGCTCACCTACGAAGTCCAGTTCTACCTAGTGCTGGTGGTGTCCGTCGGTCTGGCGCAGCGATACGGAAAGGCGTGGGTAGGCGTGCCCCTCGCGCTCATAGCAGTACTGTGGGGGACGCATTGGCTGCCAGAGATGCGCGGTCTGTTCGTCAACCTGTGGCACAGCTTCTTTATCGGATCCTTGGCTTACTGGGGCGTCAAGGACCGGAGAGCAGCGCTGGCCTGCGTCGCCCTTGCCGTGCTTCTGATGGCTGCCGGACCCAACGAGTTTACATCGGTTGCCGTCGTGACCGCGTTAGGGCTCATGGTCGCCGGGCAGAGGGGATGGCTTGAGAACGGCCTAAGCTGGCGCCCGCTTCAGGTCCTCGGTCAGATTTCGTACAGTCTGTACCTGACTCACAACCCTGTGACTGGGGCAGCGTTCTTCCTGTGCGTGAAGGCCAAGCTGCCTGAGTGGGCCTCGTTTCCGCTGGTGCTGGCCATCGACATCGCCTTTGCTGTAGCTTTCTGGTGGGCGCTGGAGCGGCCGTCTATGGCTCTGGCAAAGCGAGTGCGCGCTAACGCCACGATGGGGGTGGTGTAG
- the queC gene encoding 7-cyano-7-deazaguanine synthase QueC, producing the protein MTTIASSSPARRAVVLLSGGLDSMVCAALARESGFSVLALTVDYGQRHRVELAAARRIAADLADQHIVLPMDLTAFGGSALTGDGEVPKDGVGEGIPVTYVPARNTIFLSLALGWAEAAGARDLYVGVNALDYSGYPDCRPEFVAAFESLANLATKAGVEGEPFTIHAPLQQMTKADIAREAARLGLDAGISHSCYDPGALGGACGECDACRLRAKGFEDAGLPDPTHYAQP; encoded by the coding sequence ATGACCACCATCGCCAGCTCATCCCCCGCGCGTCGCGCCGTGGTCCTGCTCTCGGGCGGGCTCGACTCGATGGTTTGCGCCGCCCTGGCCCGCGAATCCGGCTTCAGCGTGCTTGCGCTCACGGTCGACTATGGCCAGCGCCATCGGGTCGAGCTTGCCGCCGCGCGTCGCATCGCCGCCGATCTCGCCGACCAGCACATCGTGCTGCCGATGGACCTGACCGCTTTCGGCGGCTCTGCGCTGACCGGGGACGGCGAAGTGCCGAAGGACGGCGTGGGCGAGGGAATTCCGGTGACTTACGTCCCCGCCCGCAACACCATCTTCCTCAGCCTGGCGCTGGGCTGGGCGGAAGCGGCGGGCGCGCGGGACCTCTACGTCGGCGTCAACGCCCTCGATTATTCAGGCTATCCCGATTGCCGGCCCGAATTCGTGGCGGCGTTCGAGAGTCTCGCCAACCTTGCGACCAAGGCCGGGGTCGAGGGCGAGCCTTTCACCATCCACGCTCCATTGCAGCAGATGACTAAGGCGGACATCGCCCGCGAGGCGGCGCGGCTCGGGCTTGATGCAGGCATCAGCCACAGCTGCTACGATCCGGGCGCCCTGGGCGGCGCCTGCGGGGAGTGCGACGCGTGCCGCCTGCGCGCCAAGGGTTTCGAGGACGCCGGTCTGCCTGACCCTACGCACTACGCACAGCCATGA
- the parE gene encoding DNA topoisomerase IV subunit B, with protein MMTDLFGSSSASSTPDSYDASAIEVLEGLEPVRRRPGMYIGGTDARALHHLAAEVIDNSMDEAVAGHASRIEVTLEPGNRLTVTDNGRGIPVDPHPKFPGKSALEVILTTLHSGGKFEGKAYSTSGGLHGVGVSVVNALSTETVIEVAKDKKLYRQTFSRGAATGPLEEVGAAPNRRGTSVSFHPDPEIFGPDNNFDPARLYRLARSKAYLFAGVEIRWKCDPSLASPDVPEAATFQFPGGLLDHLNEQLGERPCVTNAPFAGRQDFPDGQGSAEWAVAWPLYSDGSESYYCNTIPTPDGGTHEAGLRAALSKGIRAFGELVGNKRAKDITPDDVFNGVELMLSVFIRNPHFQSQTKDRLTSLEAARFVEAAVRDHFDHYLAGNMDRGRALLGSIIERMDERLKRRAEREVKRKTATSARKLRLPGKLTDCASDDPDGTELFIVEGDSAGGSAKQARNRKTQAILPIRGKILNVASATQDKIRANSEIADLQLALGCGIRDKFDEAALRYERIIIMTDADVDGAHIATLLMTFFFQEMPELVRRGHLFLAQPPLYRLTAGAKTLYARDDAHRAELEAKEFKGKKVEVSRFKGLGEMNPNQLKETTMDPATRSMLRVTLPSQYEDRQPIKDLVERLMGKNPEHRFAFIQSRASAVSEDELDA; from the coding sequence ATCATGACGGACCTGTTCGGCTCTTCCTCCGCTTCATCCACCCCCGACAGCTACGACGCCTCGGCAATCGAGGTGCTGGAGGGGCTAGAGCCGGTGCGCCGTCGTCCGGGGATGTATATCGGCGGCACCGACGCCCGCGCGCTTCACCACCTCGCCGCCGAAGTGATCGACAACTCGATGGACGAGGCTGTCGCCGGCCACGCCAGCCGGATCGAAGTCACGCTGGAGCCCGGCAATCGCCTGACCGTCACCGACAACGGCCGCGGCATTCCGGTCGACCCCCATCCAAAATTCCCGGGCAAGTCGGCGCTCGAGGTCATCCTCACCACGCTCCACTCGGGCGGCAAGTTCGAGGGCAAGGCCTACTCCACCTCGGGCGGCCTGCACGGCGTGGGCGTCAGCGTGGTCAACGCCCTTTCGACCGAGACGGTGATCGAGGTCGCCAAGGACAAGAAGCTTTACCGTCAGACCTTTTCCCGCGGGGCCGCGACCGGCCCGCTCGAGGAAGTCGGCGCCGCACCCAACCGCCGCGGAACCAGCGTCTCCTTCCACCCAGACCCTGAGATCTTCGGCCCGGACAACAACTTCGACCCCGCGCGGCTGTATCGCCTTGCCCGGTCCAAGGCCTACCTCTTCGCCGGGGTCGAGATCCGTTGGAAGTGCGATCCCAGCCTCGCCTCTCCGGACGTCCCCGAAGCTGCCACCTTCCAGTTCCCGGGCGGTCTGCTCGACCATTTGAACGAGCAGCTTGGCGAGCGCCCCTGCGTAACCAACGCGCCTTTCGCGGGCCGGCAGGACTTCCCCGATGGTCAGGGCAGCGCCGAATGGGCGGTCGCCTGGCCGCTCTACTCCGACGGCTCGGAAAGCTACTATTGCAACACCATCCCGACGCCCGACGGCGGCACCCATGAAGCGGGCCTGCGCGCTGCCTTGTCCAAGGGCATCCGCGCGTTCGGTGAGCTGGTCGGCAACAAGCGCGCCAAGGACATCACCCCGGACGACGTGTTCAACGGGGTCGAGCTGATGCTGTCCGTCTTCATCCGCAATCCTCACTTTCAGAGCCAGACCAAGGACCGCCTCACCAGCCTCGAGGCCGCGCGCTTCGTCGAGGCCGCCGTCCGCGACCATTTCGACCATTACCTCGCCGGCAACATGGACCGGGGCCGCGCGCTGCTCGGCTCGATCATCGAGCGGATGGACGAGCGGCTGAAGCGCCGGGCCGAGCGCGAGGTGAAGCGCAAGACTGCCACGAGTGCCCGCAAGCTCCGCCTGCCCGGCAAGCTCACCGACTGCGCCAGCGACGACCCCGACGGAACCGAGCTGTTCATCGTCGAGGGCGACAGCGCCGGTGGCAGCGCCAAGCAGGCGCGCAACCGCAAGACCCAGGCGATCCTCCCCATCCGGGGCAAGATCCTCAACGTCGCCAGTGCCACCCAGGACAAGATCCGCGCCAACTCCGAGATCGCCGACCTTCAACTGGCGCTCGGCTGTGGCATCCGGGACAAGTTCGACGAAGCGGCGTTGCGTTATGAGCGGATCATCATCATGACGGACGCCGACGTCGACGGCGCGCATATCGCCACCCTGCTGATGACCTTCTTCTTCCAGGAAATGCCCGAGCTGGTCCGCCGTGGCCACCTGTTCCTGGCCCAGCCACCGCTCTACCGCCTGACGGCCGGCGCAAAGACTCTCTACGCCCGCGACGACGCCCACCGCGCCGAGCTTGAGGCCAAGGAGTTCAAGGGCAAGAAGGTCGAAGTCAGCCGCTTCAAGGGCCTGGGCGAAATGAACCCCAACCAGCTCAAGGAAACCACCATGGACCCGGCCACCCGCTCCATGCTGCGGGTCACCCTGCCGAGCCAGTATGAGGACCGGCAGCCGATCAAGGATCTCGTCGAGCGGCTGATGGGCAAGAACCCCGAACACCGCTTCGCCTTCATCCAGAGCCGGGCCAGCGCGGTGAGCGAAGACGAGCTCGACGCCTAG
- the queE gene encoding 7-carboxy-7-deazaguanine synthase gives MTYAVKECFLTLQGEGVQAGARAVFLRFAGCNLWSGREADRATAQCRFCDTDFVGTDGPGGGKFADAETLADHVQAVWDGGLAERLVVITGGEPMLQLDLPLLDELHARGFRVAMESNGTLPALPGLDWLCISPKAGTDVVQRSGDELKLVWPQEGIDPAALEDWNFAHFLVQPMDGAQPAEAVAAAITLAMTRPKWRLTLQAHKLVGLP, from the coding sequence ATGACCTACGCGGTCAAGGAATGCTTCCTTACCCTTCAGGGGGAGGGAGTGCAGGCGGGTGCCCGCGCAGTCTTCCTGCGCTTCGCCGGATGCAATCTGTGGAGCGGGCGGGAGGCGGACCGGGCGACGGCGCAATGCCGCTTCTGCGACACGGACTTCGTCGGTACCGATGGGCCGGGAGGCGGTAAGTTCGCTGACGCGGAGACGCTGGCCGATCATGTCCAAGCGGTCTGGGATGGCGGCTTGGCAGAGCGGCTGGTGGTGATCACGGGCGGAGAACCGATGCTCCAGCTCGACCTCCCCCTGCTTGATGAGTTGCACGCGCGGGGCTTCCGGGTCGCGATGGAAAGCAACGGCACGCTGCCCGCCCTGCCCGGACTCGACTGGCTTTGCATCAGCCCCAAGGCGGGCACCGATGTCGTCCAGCGCTCCGGTGATGAGCTCAAGCTGGTCTGGCCGCAGGAAGGGATCGACCCGGCGGCACTGGAAGACTGGAACTTCGCCCACTTCCTCGTCCAGCCGATGGACGGAGCTCAGCCGGCCGAGGCTGTCGCGGCCGCCATTACCCTGGCGATGACCCGGCCGAAGTGGCGACTGACTCTGCAGGCGCACAAGCTGGTCGGGCTGCCCTAG
- a CDS encoding Hsp20 family protein — translation MRSAFDFTPFRRSAVGFDRLFDMLENNAASGNGENYPPFDLIKVDDNKYRIEVAVAGFKREEIEITSHQNVLIVRGQKGEEANANYIHRGIATRSFERRFALADHINVTGADLHDGMLCLDLVREIPEAMKPRKIEIGATGEQPQTIEAEARPRETEAA, via the coding sequence ATGCGTAGCGCTTTCGATTTTACCCCCTTCCGCCGCTCGGCCGTTGGCTTCGACCGGCTGTTCGACATGCTGGAGAACAATGCCGCCAGCGGGAATGGCGAGAATTACCCGCCTTTCGACCTGATCAAGGTCGACGACAACAAGTATCGGATCGAGGTGGCGGTTGCGGGCTTCAAGCGCGAAGAGATCGAGATTACCTCGCACCAGAACGTGCTGATCGTCCGCGGCCAGAAGGGTGAAGAGGCTAACGCCAACTACATCCACCGCGGCATTGCGACCCGCAGCTTCGAGCGGCGCTTCGCGCTTGCCGACCACATCAATGTGACCGGCGCTGACCTGCATGACGGGATGCTCTGCCTCGACCTCGTCCGCGAGATCCCCGAGGCGATGAAGCCGAGGAAGATCGAGATCGGTGCGACCGGCGAGCAGCCGCAGACCATCGAGGCGGAAGCGCGGCCTCGCGAGACCGAAGCCGCCTGA
- the lipB gene encoding lipoyl(octanoyl) transferase LipB, with the protein MKIDSIEWRVSKGQVPYPEALAEMEAHARAIRDEGAAERIWLLEHPPLFTAGTSADPSELFNPQAFPVFSAGRGGRYTYHGPGQRVGYLMLDLDKRGRDIRRFVHALEGWMIAALAQLGVEARREEGRIGIWTGAGPAQAKIGAIGVRVRRWVTLHGFSINVAPNLQHFGGIVPCGIAEFGVTSLAALGNKAGTAELDSALWAHLPEFLADLAK; encoded by the coding sequence ATGAAGATTGATAGCATTGAGTGGCGGGTGAGCAAAGGTCAGGTGCCTTACCCCGAGGCGCTGGCCGAGATGGAGGCGCATGCCCGTGCCATCCGCGACGAGGGCGCGGCCGAGCGCATCTGGCTGCTCGAACACCCGCCCCTGTTCACTGCGGGCACCAGTGCCGACCCGTCCGAACTGTTCAATCCGCAGGCCTTTCCGGTGTTCAGTGCAGGCCGCGGTGGGCGATACACGTACCATGGGCCCGGGCAGCGGGTCGGTTACCTCATGCTCGACCTCGACAAGCGGGGGCGGGACATTCGGCGCTTTGTCCATGCGCTTGAAGGCTGGATGATCGCGGCGCTGGCGCAGCTTGGCGTGGAAGCGCGCCGGGAAGAAGGGCGGATCGGGATATGGACTGGCGCTGGTCCCGCACAGGCAAAGATCGGCGCCATCGGTGTCCGGGTCAGGCGCTGGGTCACGCTTCACGGCTTTTCGATCAATGTCGCCCCGAATTTGCAACACTTCGGCGGCATCGTGCCCTGCGGCATCGCCGAATTTGGCGTGACGAGCCTTGCGGCACTCGGCAATAAGGCGGGAACAGCCGAGCTGGACTCGGCGTTGTGGGCGCACTTGCCTGAATTCCTTGCGGATTTGGCCAAGTAG